TTTTGAGAGCGGCTGGTAGTTGATGATCAAAGACACCATATATCCTAGATCCACCTGGCCTCCTGCAAAACATCTTTCTTCATATCAATAATCTCacataaaattgcaaaaatgGACATATCAACCCCATCATGTCCCAAGTCCGTTGGAGCAGACTGGAAGAAAATAATGTTTTATCCTAACAGTTTGATGCATATAATCATACAAATGAAAGATAAGAGAAACAACTGCGTTTGAGCATTACCCGCCATCCAAATGTTCCTTAAATATACGATCAAATGCACGACACATTTCCAAAATTGTGTACAATTGTGCCTGTAGATGGACATAAAACTCTTAAAACTGAAACCATTCCTAGAACCTAATCATGATCACTTTCAGCTTTTATTTAGACAAAAACATTACCCCACCATCAGTTGCAATTGGCCTGCCAATACGGTCCAACTCTGCATTGAGTTCATCAATAGTCTTGTTTATCAAGGCAATAATGCTGGGAATGCGCTGCCTTATAACAGTCTCCAAATGCTAATGCATCCAAAATGAAGATAAATAttgtcaaaaaatatttgatagccCCAGCGGCCCAGCCAATAGCTGAAGGTTGCATTGTAAGAGAATAATCAAGCTAAAAAATAGAGTTGAGCCTCGGGTTAACTTACCTGAGACAAAAGCTTTGCCAGATATTCTGATCCCATTTTGTGAGCAAGATGCCCATATTCTGGGCTTGATTCGAAATATTCCCTCTCTTTTTGGCGAGCATAATTCATGTTAACATTCTTATTGATATCAGCTTGTGAACGGTTCACTATTCCAACCCATGGATGCTGTAGCCTGTATGCTTTACCCTCGAGTACCTAAAAAAGtccaaattaaatttgaaagttaaaTAGAGGAAACATtgcaaaacatgaaaatattcaaaatcaaaTGTATTATGGAGCAATAAGATTGATATTCAGTCAATTTCAGTGCCATGTGCATTCTCAGACCACTAATGAAACTGGAATGAACCCGTACATCTTGTGCATTGGTTCCTTTGTCCATTAGATCAAGTTTAGTCAGAACACCAAACGTCCTTTCACCTAAAAATGCAAATCTATTGAGTCATCATTTTGGTCAATATGGAAGTTTGTCAGATAAACAAGCGCACAAACGAGGAGGGAGTGATGAGAAAGAGTCTAAAGAGTACCTGTTGGATCAACTTCTTTAGCAAGTTTTATGGCGTCGGAAGTGGCTATATCTTGGTTAGCTGGAGAGATGGCCAAAATGATGCAATTTGGctggaaaagaaaatattataaaaaataaagtagTGAAAAAAAGAATGAGGGAAAGAGGGGAAATCCAGATGCCAACACTTGTCATTACATACACCGATGCTTTAAAAAGCAATGCAAGTGGTAGTGTTAGTAGAGAAAAGGGGCCAACTCAATCCAGGAAAAACGACAAAAATTACAATATAGGTACAAACtagattttgaaatttgaaatattaatatttataccTTTTCAACATAGGAGCGAACCATCATTTCAATATCCTCAACAATACTCTCAAGCTGTCCCTCTGgaagagttgaagaaatgtAAGAATTTTCTCTTTCCAGTAAAttagaaacaatattttaaagaCATTATTTCCATGATATGTACCTAGATTAAAACAATGGTTGGGTTCTCACCTACAGCTACCTTTGTCAATCCAGGAAGATCGATGAGTGTCAGGTTCACAACTGCAAGGATAACATATCCACGTGATAGtcaaaggaaaaataaaaaaactgaaGAGGCAAAAATGTGTGTTTGCATGTGCTTGTGGTCCAGGTGAGTCTTGAGtaatgaagaacaaaaaaaataatgaaaattaaccATACTATGTTTGCAATGCCATTAAGttagagaagaatttgatgatatacAACAAACTGATATCCTGTAAAAGTTTTCCAGCCTGTATATAGGCTCAGTATTGAGCTTATAAAGAAGCTAAATTGTTCGATCATATAAGTTAACAAGAGTCTCGTAATGCATAACCAACATCACATGCTCTGTTTTAGATCTTGATAAAAACACCAGCAATACAGAAAAAAACAATGAGAAAGTAGTAAAAATAACTATTCTGCAACATTACCAACACTGGAGAAGCAATTAAGGAGAAGGGCAGTGACAAACCACTTGGAGAATATATGCTGAGGTGAATAGGCACATTAGATATTTGCTTAGATTTCCCTGTTATGCGATCCGTCTCATCTGCTATTTCCTTTCGTACAGCAGCTGCGCTATcccaaaatgcataaaaattgaGGGATTGAAATGTTTTTGCCATCAAAACAAGTCAAGATGAACCAGCAGAACAAAACGTGTCATTCCTCACCAAGTGAAATTGTAAGAAACAAAACTCCCTACATCaagatttgaaaacaaatttcttttgaaaaaaaaatcatattgtaCGATTTCTTAAGGCTTCGAGCATGGAATATAACATCCATTGGCATCAATGCATGCAATTTATCAGTTTGATAAGAGGTTGCAAAGAGGCTAATGGTGGATTCAAAACCCAAGGCTCTAACATTCATCAAGTTCATTTAGTAGAATACTCTATATGTGTTATAATATAACCTACGCAATCCTAAAAAAAATGAGCCAACTTTTGTATGTGTAGAACAAGGAACTCAGATTGACGTATGCCTCAGCATAGATTCAAGATATACCAAACTAGTCAAGAAAAAAGAATGATTCCCATATCGTATCACTCACTCAGATAATGCTTCTTTCTCTTCTGAAGTCTTATTCTTCGAATATAGAAACtgataaaaaaatgttaatacaGAAGAAGTATAATATTCCAATGCTGACATCATGAACATTAAATGTATTGCTACAAACCACTCAAGGTTCATAGTTGGAGTCTATGACATGTCAGGTAGTTAAAGTGGTCTAATTTCTCAACCCAACAGGGGATCCATCTAGCAGCTTCCCTGATGAATAAGACTTTGAGAGTGGATGCAGAAGCGCCTTTGAAAAGAACATTTCCAAGACGCCATATGCAATCCATCATTCTTAAAGAGGTACTTTGTACTAAATTAAAAGGTCTCCATTACAGGGAAGCAAAGAATTCCTGATTATGAGGGTAAGAAACATTTATTTTACTTGAAATGTACGTAGTCTACAGGCATTTAGCAAGCAGTAAACGTTCTAGTAATCAAAGAGAGGAAATAAACTTTGACTAGAAAATCTTGCATACCAAAGTCAGTAAATTTCTTCTTTGGTGCATGTAAAAACTCTGCATACTCTGCCCCTCCCTCCGTTTTATGAAGTTGCAACACCAAGGGCCTCCTTGTAACAATGCCTTAAAAGTAAAGAAGATCACAACAAGAACAGATGACAGCATGTTCCCAGTAATTATGACTAATAACTGCATTTGTGGTTTAGTACAAGCAAACACTATACTTTTAatgatgaaaaaaaattgtacttGATCAGGTCTGGATACaaaaaaccatttaaaattttggtcAACTATATGCAAAGAATGCTACAGTGTTGGATTCTATGTCCAGAAACCTTCAAAACCAAATTTCCACAAACCTtcaaaaacaaatctaaatCTTATAAAACACTTTGTTAAAATAATACTTGGTAAGCTAAACTCGGATTATAAAAATAAAGCCAATCATGAAACTTTTCGTTCTCTGATAAGAAATAAAACGCAACTATGAGTAAATCACACGCGTTACAAttgtgaaaaatgaaaaaagaaaaaaagtacgGGAAAATTACCAGATCCCCGAGGCAGAAAATCTCGCCCCACCACGCTTTCCAACACCGATGATTTACCCGAACTCTATAGTATATTGAATTAAAACGAAGagcaaatcaaattaaaaaaatggaaatgAGGAAGAATGAAAAATGACCTGGCCACCAACAACGGCGACTGACGGAAGGGCTTCCCACAGGGACATGCCTTCGCCGCCATGATCGCCTAAAACAGTGCATGCTCTTTGGATTCTGTTCACTAGACCGATCAGACTCTCCATTGTCGCCATTTCTCGAGATCTGGAAATGCAATAAATTCGTTGGTAGGATTGGATCTGTGATCCGCGTTTTTGTTTTATGggaaaatgagaaaacaatatGCGAGAGAAGAGGAAACGGAAAAAACGGTCGAATGCGTGACGTGTATTAATATTGCCagcatatatttctcattcaactctattttttatttcagaattttcaataattataaAGGAATTGGATCAATTGTGATTTATGTCgatattattattgtttacCATAATTATGTgtaatttattgcatttcaccttcatgttaatttttttaaaaacttgtaCGAGTGCATTGtgattttattctttttatcattcaagaaaattttgattatgaNATTTtcatttatatatgtaataataaatatgtATTCATGTTAAGACTATATACTTGAGTTTAACTACACCACAAAAATTAGCTCAAAAGATAAGAAttgttcaaatatatatataattctcaAAAACTTTATTCAGTGGAACATCTAACAAACTCTTTTGTTAAGATTATAGACTTGAACcgcataaaaatttaattttttatatatattatctagTAATCCATCTCTATTTATTAGGTAAAAAATCTCTAACACAAGATAGCTAATAGGTCAATTTTATTTGGCGAAGTCCACTTTTGTCATGAACTCTTTAGAAATGCAAAATTCATGGGACTCCTTGCAATGTTTTTGAGTAATAATGCAGACACCCACCAActacaatataatatataacacACATTTACAGACTGGATACAACAGAAAAGTACCATCGGAAGGCGGATGCCATCCAATAGTAATCACTACGCATAGCGGGCAAATGGACTTTGAATGGCATGAAATAACCAACGAGGATGCACACTCATTGCAAGATGCAAATACTTCAACTTTGCCCAAATTATTAACAATTCGAACAGAAAATATTTCATCCAATAACTAATATTACAAACCTTAGctccataaaaaaaacatatttaaaaaccCACGTCCAAACTTGAATGTCAAAATGGGTTAATTTTAGATCATATAATAGGAAATTAAACACCCAACCCAATCCGAACATTTGTCTAGGGACAAAAATCACAGGGACCTAAAAACTATATATAGATGATCAAAACACAAGGATGAATGTTAACTGTAATTCGAATCACAGTTAATAGCCACTACAACAACCGCAGATGAGATTGCAAATTTAGACTGCAAATTTACAATCGAATTAACTGTAATTCAactaatatttcaaaaatgttAAAGAGTAAACTTCAACACCCTTCTTGGTTTGATTCTGTGCGACTATTGTTGAGTGAGGGTTTCTAATCTAAGTCAGAAGCATACTGCACATTGCACTGGATTTTGCTCGTCATGATTATGCAAACAAAGACGGGCTGAATATACGAGATGAGAAGAGACCAATTACGAGGTTTGCTAAGAACTGCGCCTCAGCACTGCAATAGACtcatttgttattatgtgttgcgTGTCAGCCGCTTCTTGCTACAGTCCTGCATGGTTATTGGGAGATCATCAAGAACCAGAAAATTTGAGGATAATAACCAAAGAACAGATGATCATATCACAAAATTTAGTGTTTAATTTGGATTAAGTCACATGAGATGGATTATATTCACCAAGTGACTGGCGACGCAAAGGATCATTAATTGAGCTTCTTCCATCTGCCGTACTGCGTGCAGCAGTGTTTGATGATCTTAAAGTCTCTTCAAGAACTCTTGACGAAGTTGATATTTTTCCTGGATGGAAGAGTGAGAACTTAAGGTCGAAGAAATTGAAAATTCATACAAAATTCAGATTAAACACATCTGAGCTAGTTACTTTCAACTGGACTTCAGACTTGGCAGTTCTCTCAGTAATAGCTAGATTGTCTCTTAGTTGCTGCATCTCACCCTGTGACAACAGCTTACAGCTATAGTGAGAACTCGTCTCATTAATACTTAAAAAGTCCAATTGTTAAAGCCATAGTCACTGGGTTAAATTACCAAGAATCTTCTTTCTTCAAGCCATTGTTTCAAAGGCATCACCTTGTCATTAGCCACAACACTTGCCACCCTATTTGCTGTTACTTTTGCACGAGCTAGCTCTCTATCAAGAGTTTTTCTTTCCTCCTGAAGAATTCAGCAAAAGCTGATCACATATTAGGGTTTCATATCGCTGAATAATGCATGAAACACAAGTGTACTTTCGTATTAACCACATTACATTCATCTCCTGAACTTTACGTTGATAATCCCGCACAGCATTGGCAGCAGTGCCACAAGCAAGAACAGCCTCTTCAAGTCATGCACAGTTTGAGTAAGCCTTTCCACCTCTGCAACCTTCTGGCGGTGTATTCTGTCTAAAATCTTATACTCTTCctgataaatcataaaaaacttCATGCTAGAGGGGAAAAAAAGGGAGAAACAATCAATGTTCAGATGTGTTCTTAAAACCAAAGAGCGTGCAAGACCGCAAAACCTGCCATATGTCAATCTGTTTAATCAATTCTTGGTTCTTGTTTTGGAGATCATCCACCATAGAAGCCTTCGTCAATGCAACCTGCACAGTTCTCTCTGCTTCCAGTAGAGCAGCCTCTTTCAACTTAGTAAGCCGGTCCATCGCTTTGTTATCATCCTGCAGCTGTGCAATCTGGAAGGGGGGGGGGtatcaaacaaattaaaaaatgcTCCCCAAATGGAGGTAGCCTAAACAAAATTTTAGCGAATATGAACCTCCTGCCAAACAAGCTTGATCTCAGCTTCCAAGGGGGCCAAGATAGCTTCGATTGGAGTCATATCGTGTCAGTAAACCGGTCAGATCTTTATTATTCTAGCTTAAAAAAACAAGCATTTACAGAAATGTGTTCCAGGAACAAATAAAGGAAATAAGAAACAAAAAGGACCTCTTCCTCTGCTTTCTCTCGGAGGCGCTCCGACAACTTCAACACTCTTATCAGGCACGCATCCTTATCTGCAAGCCACCAGAAAAGGATATACGCTGTCGTTTCCTCAGTAAAGGGTCAAACTTTAACACATCTCACACATTTcataaaacataataataagaGCAAGGACACATGAACGGCAGCGTTTCACAAGATATCCAAGCGCCGTAACCAGCTAAGAAGACTAACCTCTGACTTCATTCTCGAGGCGGTTAAGCTCACAAGAAAACAACTAATATgtatacaataatttttttttaatgaagatAAAACAATAGGCGTTATTTTTTTTTCGTATATTTGTCAAAAGCTTATCTATTTCATgcatttttttgttatataaactatattttttaaattagtaTCAGTTTATTATAAAAGCATTACAGACAAgatcttattaatttatcataCTTAATATTATATGGATTTGTGTAGCTAATGACAACGCGATAAATGCTTAATCAAAAGAGTGATATTTTGTTacttaaaaaaaagtcaaattcaTTGTATGCAAACCTAAAATAATAACCTGAAGCTTTTAGTCgtggtcaattttttttttatttttatggttattattattatatatatatattataaccaaaataattttttaaaaaaaatatccggCATTAAATAAGACGCCAAGTGGCATCTTAGAGATGAAAGGAAAACAATTGAAGACAGATGAAGAGTACAACACAACAAAAGGATTCTGTAAGAGAGATGCATTTAATTGATAATAATGTGAAATGATAAATGAAGcgtgtaattaaaaaaaatacaaactttCACAATTTACAGAGagtgtaattaaaaaaaaaaactagttttTCATCCAATTATTTTTTCTGATTAATGATCAAAATTAGCAAGTATGATAATTTGTCTCCATAACGTGATTGTTtatcaaattgaaatatttattgttttcataTACATATAGATCTTAACTATGAAACATTGAATAAAAGAGTCATTTTTATATTTCGATTGAAAAATCATATCACGCTTGTATTATTAGAAAATGAATGACataatatgtttatatatatatccaaaccACTGTTTCAAgcaatcatatatttttttgcgtaaaatatattatttatctatataaTTGAAAATAGAGTAGAAAATATTTTGGTATACGAAATATTGATTAATCGAGAAATTAATACACGGATTattgtaaattaattaattaatatatgatctaattaaattttggaaaactAAAATAGTGATTAGGGTTTGCTATGATCAAACAATTATCAGTatgtcaaaaaatataaatgtttgTCAAAacgcaattttatttatttatactcGTAGCAATGCGGAGTGTATCTGTTTGAGTGCTAATGAGACAAACTATTAGGCGCGAGAGTCCAGGGAGGTACGTGTTTATCT
This window of the Primulina huaijiensis isolate GDHJ02 unplaced genomic scaffold, ASM1229523v2 scaffold20025, whole genome shotgun sequence genome carries:
- the LOC140966041 gene encoding phragmoplastin DRP1C — protein: MATMESLIGLVNRIQRACTVLGDHGGEGMSLWEALPSVAVVGGQSSGKSSVLESVVGRDFLPRGSGIVTRRPLVLQLHKTEGGAEYAEFLHAPKKKFTDFAAVRKEIADETDRITGKSKQISNVPIHLSIYSPSVVNLTLIDLPGLTKVAVEGQLESIVEDIEMMVRSYVEKPNCIILAISPANQDIATSDAIKLAKEVDPTGERTFGVLTKLDLMDKGTNAQDVLEGKAYRLQHPWVGIVNRSQADINKNVNMNYARQKEREYFESSPEYGHLAHKMGSEYLAKLLSQHLETVIRQRIPSIIALINKTIDELNAELDRIGRPIATDGGAQLYTILEMCRAFDRIFKEHLDGGRPGGSRIYGVFDHQLPAALKKLPLDRHLSQSNVRKVISEADGYQPHLIAPEQGYRRLIDGSLGFFKGPAEASVDGVHLILKELVRKSIAETEELKRFPTLQSDIAAAANDALERFRDESRKTVLRLVEMESSYLTVEFFRKLQTEPEKNTNPATSNVDRYADNHLRKIGSNVSAYINMVCDTLKNTIPKAVVHCQVREAKRSLLNQFYTQIGRREREQLGKMLDEDPSLMAKRETIAKRLALYKSARDEIDSVAWK
- the LOC140966097 gene encoding microtubule-associated protein 70-2-like isoform X2 — its product is MNEERKTLDRELARAKVTANRVASVVANDKVMPLKQWLEERRFLGEMQQLRDNLAITERTAKSEVQLKEKYQLRQEFLKRL
- the LOC140966097 gene encoding microtubule-associated protein 70-1-like isoform X1; protein product: MTPIEAILAPLEAEIKLVWQEIAQLQDDNKAMDRLTKLKEAALLEAERTVQVALTKASMVDDLQNKNQELIKQIDIWQEEYKILDRIHRQKVAEVERLTQTVHDLKRLFLLVALLPMLCGIINVKFRR